In Beutenbergia cavernae DSM 12333, the DNA window CCGGTCCGCGAACCGCACACGGCGGGCGGCGAGCCGCCACCAGACCGTGACGAGCCCGATCCCGAGGCCGAGGCCGGCGAGCGCGCCGATCGCCGCGAGGGTGCCCGGGGCCACGGGGTCGCTCATCGCAGCACCCGCGGATCCTCGGCGAGGCGGCCGATCCGCATCATGGCGAGGTAGGCGACGACGCATGTCAGCCCGCCGGCCAGCAGCATGAGGACGCCGGCCGGGGTGTCGAACGCGGCGGCGGTCTCGGGCCGGGTGCTCATGAGGGCCAGCACGACCCACGGCGCGGCGACGGCGAGCCGGGCACCGTTGACCGTCCACGACTGCCTGGCCTCGAGCTCGCCGCGGGTGCGCAGGTCGTCCCGGAGGAACTCCGACAGGGTCCGGAGCATGCGGCCGAGGTCGCTGCCGCCGACGTCGGTGGCGATCCGGAGGGTCTCGACGATGCGGTCGGCGACGGGATCGGCGAGCCGCTCCTTGAGTGCGTCGAGCGAGGCCACGAACCGCCCGGAGGCTCGGTAGTCGACGGCGAAGGCGTGCAGCTCGGCGCGCACCTCCTGGGGTCCTCGCTCCGACAGGGAGATGAGGGCCTCGGGGAGGGTCATCCCTGCTCGGACCGCTGAGGTGAGGTCGTCGACGACGTCGGGCCACACCTGCCGCAGCTCCACCCGGCGGCGCCGGGCACGCCCACGCACGTAGACCGTGGGCGCCGCTGCGGCGATGAGTCCGAACGCGGCTGCGATGCTCGCCCCGGAGCCGACCGCGAAGGCCGCCGTCGCGACGATCAGGCCGAGGCCGAGACAGACGCCGACGAAGGTCCGCAGGCTCACGCCGTGGAGACCCGCCTGGACGAGCTCGTCCTGGGCTCGCGCCGTCCATCCGGTGGCCGGCCGAGGCGACGTCGATCGAGGCCACCACGCCGACCAGGCGGTCACGATCCCGGCTCCGAGGAGCAGGCCCGCGACGGCGCCCATCGCCTCAGTTCTCCCCGTGCGCGAGCAGGCGGGCGAGGTCGAACCCGGCGCGGACGAACCGGTCCTCGTGGGGCGGGTAGCCGTCGGCGCGGTGCAGGACGCCCGCGACGGCGTCGCGCGGGCGGGTGAAGAGGCTCGCGGTCTCGACGACGCCGCCCTCGGCG includes these proteins:
- a CDS encoding type II secretion system F family protein yields the protein MGAVAGLLLGAGIVTAWSAWWPRSTSPRPATGWTARAQDELVQAGLHGVSLRTFVGVCLGLGLIVATAAFAVGSGASIAAAFGLIAAAAPTVYVRGRARRRRVELRQVWPDVVDDLTSAVRAGMTLPEALISLSERGPQEVRAELHAFAVDYRASGRFVASLDALKERLADPVADRIVETLRIATDVGGSDLGRMLRTLSEFLRDDLRTRGELEARQSWTVNGARLAVAAPWVVLALMSTRPETAAAFDTPAGVLMLLAGGLTCVVAYLAMMRIGRLAEDPRVLR